A stretch of Aedes aegypti strain LVP_AGWG chromosome 2, AaegL5.0 Primary Assembly, whole genome shotgun sequence DNA encodes these proteins:
- the LOC5572766 gene encoding mitochondrial thiamine pyrophosphate carrier — protein sequence MDRDKNDTSSNTGLAGGFAGCITRFICQPLDVLKIRFQLQVEPLSEDHMTSKYRTIVQSTRLVYKEEGLRAFWKGHNPAQVLSIIYGVSQFSSYEHTNFFLRQFEPFERHQNARNFFCGALSGTVATVITLPLDVVRTRLISQDPNRGYKNSMQGLKMIYRHEGIRGMYRGLSPSVLQIAPLTGGQFMFYNIFGSMFRQYFNIASTETLPAVELFICGGLAGICTKLLVYPLDLAKKRLQIQGFAKSRQTFGRHFVCDNMFNCMYNIVKQEGFWGLYKGLYPALLKACFMSAFYFAIYDEMVWILNH from the coding sequence ATGGATCGTGATAAGAATGATACGTCTTCCAATACGGGCCTTGCCGGGGGATTCGCGGGCTGTATCACTCGTTTCATCTGTCAGCCGTTGGACGTGCTGAAGATTCGATTCCAGCTGCAGGTCGAACCCCTCAGCGAGGACCACATGACATCTAAGTACCGTACCATTGTCCAATCCACCCGCCTAGTGTACAAGGAGGAAGGTCTGCGTGCGTTCTGGAAGGGCCACAACCCGGCTCAGGTGCTCTCGATCATCTACGGAGTGTCGCAGTTTTCCTCCTACGAGCACACGAACTTCTTCCTGAGACAATTCGAACCGTTCGAGCGGCACCAGAATGCGAGGAACTTCTTCTGCGGGGCGCTCAGTGGAACGGTGGCGACTGTGATAACCCTTCCGTTGGATGTGGTCCGAACACGACTGATATCCCAGGATCCCAACCGGGGATATAAAAACTCCATGCAAGGCTTGAAGATGATTTATAGGCACGAGGGAATTAGGGGAATGTACCGAGGACTCAGTCCCAGCGTCCTGCAGATAGCGCCCCTCACCGGGGGCCAGTTTATGTTCTACAATATCTTCGGTAGCATGTTTCGACAGTATTTCAACATTGCTTCAACGGAAACGCTGCCGGCGGTCGAGCTGTTCATCTGCGGAGGGCTGGCCGGAATTTGTACCAAGTTGCTAGTTTATCCCCTGGATCTGGCCAAGAAGCGCCTGCAGATACAGGGATTCGCCAAAAGCCGCCAAACATTCGGTCGGCACTTTGTGTGCGACAACATGTTCAACTGTATGTACAACATAGTCAAGCAGGAAGGATTCTGGGGCCTATACAAGGGTCTCTACCCGGCGTTGCTAAAAGCGTGCTTCATGTCGGCCTTCTACTTTGCGATCTACGACGAGATGGTGTGGATATTGAATCACTGA